Proteins encoded by one window of Melospiza melodia melodia isolate bMelMel2 chromosome 9, bMelMel2.pri, whole genome shotgun sequence:
- the PDZD7 gene encoding PDZ domain-containing protein 7 isoform X2 translates to MAQDWDAVLSGMTTGSRSRSSSSEASLAPGYLLSKQSRLLNGTTRSSRAASPMGRVILINAPIEASSNESDVINAITVEKSVDGKLGFSVRGGSEHGLGIFVSKVEEGSTAEQAGLCVGDKITEVNSVSLENITMSSAVKVLTGNNRLRMVVRRMGRVPGIKFSKEKTAWVDVVNRRLVVEKSGSTPSESGSEDGLRRIVHLYTTSDDYCLGFNIRGGREFGLGIYVSKVDPGGLAEQNGIRVGDQVLAANGVKFEDISHSKAVEVLKGQTHIMLTIKETGRFPAYKELVAEYCWLSRLTNGQLQQLAQTSETSSSISSYSSGPAPGAVNGLGAASPVPPARTVDVAISTEDGPRRGWVRERAERAMQTEPATEGLPETRRTVRPPELLRDTAIRGQGTREAPGTHPRRTFTHSPKTALLLALSRPRQPITRSQSDLTVAEEKRKKEKPEGQGARGATPGLHRSKTLVNLFFKGGRATSQSWAPPSQEAPGSERRARSKSPGRSDGDREKSRRASILGPMGMATLQPNGSDPEARLPHIQDTAKRLLSPDEVTAVLRHCSRYLHEGSVEDLVRPLLAILDRPEKVLLLRDVRSVVAPTDLGRFDSMVMPLELEAFDALKSRSVRSPALRPAHHDAPPKRHLITPVPDYRGGFLLKPAGSPELEEAGEQQASPARPRASPSPRRPHPRTYTPLPDVPVDAYASTSRPLPTLSPQPPNWLLAEPSPGKGHGHSRSPRATWRKEAPRTAPSRQAEVLGKPQRARPPLAPLFGGPGGEARVGAANGPEEAGREEEEEEEYHLLTVTLSKLKHSLGISISGGIESRAQPVVKIEKIFPGGAAFLSGILKAGQELVSVDGESLQNVTHQRAVDIIRQAYRNKAKEPMELVVRVPGPPPE, encoded by the exons atggcCCAGGACTGGGACGCGGTGCTGTCGGGGATGACGACAGGCAGCCGCTCGCGGAGCTCCAGCAGCGAGGCCAGCCTGGCTCCCGGCTACCTCCTCAGCAAGCAGAGCCGCCTGCTCAATGGGACCACCCGGAGCAGCCGTGCCGCCTCCCCCATGGGCCGTGTCATCCTCATCAATGCCCCCATCGAAG ccagcaGCAATGAGAGTGATGTCATCAATGCCATCACAGTGGAGAAGAGCGTGGATGGCAAACTGGGCTTCAGCGTCCGTGGCGGCTCCGAGCATGGGTTGGGCATCTTTGTCAGCAAAGTGGAGGAGGGGAGCACTGCCG AGCAGGCCGGGCTGTGTGTTGGTGACAAGATCACAGAGGTGAACAGTGTGAGTCTGGAGAACATCACGATGAGCAGCGCTGTCAAGGTCCTCACTGGTAACAATCGCCTCCGCATGGTGGTCCGGCGGATGGGCCGTGTGCCAGGAATCAAGTTCTCCAAGGAGAAGACGGCGTG GGTGGATGTGGTGAACAGGCGCCTGGTAGTAGAGAAAAGCGGTTCGACACCATCGGAGAGTGGCTCCGAGGACGGGCTGCGGCGCATCGTCCACCTCTACACCACCTCTGATGACTACTGCCTGGGCTTCAACATCCGCGGGGGCAGAGAGTTCGGCCTCGGCATCTACGTCTCCAA GGTGGACCCCGGAGGGCTGGCAGAGCAAAACGGCATTCGGGTAGGAGACCAAGTCCTTGCAGCCAATGGAGTCAAGTTTGAAGACATAAGCCATAGCAAGGCAGTGGAGGTGCTCAAGGGGCAGACCCACATCATGCTCACGATCAAG GAGACAGGCCGGTTCCCTGCCTACAAGGAGTTGGTGGCCGAGTACTGCTGGCTCAGTCGCT TGACCAACGGGCAGCTGCAACAGCTGGCTCAGACCTCGGAAACcagctcctccatctcctcctacTCCTCAGGACCAGCCCCAGGGGCGGTGAatgggctgggggcagcttccccagtgcccccagcccgcACCGTGGATGTGGCCATCTCCACGGAGGACGGGCCACGGCGGGGCTGGGTGCGGGAACGTGCCGAGCGGGCCATGCAGACGGAGCCAGCCACGGAGGGGCTGCCGGAGACACGGCGCACAGTGCGGCCCCCCGAGCTGCTGCGGGACACGGCCATCCGGGGCCAGGGCACCCGCGAGGCCCCCGGCACCCACCCTCGCCGCACCTTCACCCACTCACCCAAGACGGCGCTTCTGCTGGCGCTGAGCCGGCCACGGCAGCCCATCACACGCTCCCAGAGTGACCTCACTGTCGCTG AGGAGAAGCGGAAGAAGGAGAAGCCAGAGGGACAAGGGGCACGGGGGGCTACCCCAGGATTGCACCGCTCCAAGACCCTTGTCAACCTCTTTTTCAAGGGGGGCCGTGCCACCAGCCAGAGCTGGGCCCCCCCCAGCCAGGAGGCCCCTGGCTCTGAACGCCGGGCACGCTCCAAGTCCCCAGGGCGCTCTGACGGGGACAGAG AGAAAAGCCGGCGTGCCAGCATCCTGGGCCCCATGGGCATGGCCACCCTGCAGCCCAACGGCAGCGACCCTGAGGCCCGGCTCCCGCACATCCAGGACACTGCTAAACGTCTCCTCAGCCCCGACGAGGTGACAGCCGTGCTCCGCCACTGCTCCCGG TACCTGCACGAGGGCAGCGTGGAGGATTTGGTGCGGCCactgctggccatcctggaccGGCCCGAGAAGGTCCTGCTGCTACGGGACGTGAG GAGCGTGGTGGCCCCCACAGacctgggcaggtttgatagcatGGTGATGCCGCTGGAGCTGGAAGCCTTCGATGCCCTAAAGAGCCGCTCAG TGCGCTCACCTGCCCTCCGCCCGGCCCACCATGATGCCCCCCCCAAGAGACACCTCATCACACCAGTGCCTG ACTATCGGGGCGGATTCCTGCTGAagccagcagggagcccagagctggaggaaGCGGGGGAGCAGCAGGCGAGCCCAGCCCGTCCAAGAGCCTCCCCCAGCCCCCGGCGGCCTCACCCCCGCACCTACACCCCGCTCCCTGACGTGCCAGTGGATGCCTATGCCTCCACCAGccggcccctgcccaccctcagccCTCAGCCCCCAAACTGGCTGCTGGCTGAGCCCTCTCCTGGCAAGGGCCACGGGCACTCTCGCAGCCCCCGGGCCACCTGGCGCAAGGAAGCCCCCAGGACAGCGCCCAGCAGACAAGCTGAAGTGCTGGGGAAGCCCCAGCGGGCACGGCCTCCTCTGGCCCCTCTCTTTGGGGGGCCAGGGGGTGAGGCAAGGGTTGGGGCAGCCAATGGCCCTGAAGAAGCtggcagggaggaagaggaggaggaagagtatCATCTGCTCACCGTCACCCTCTCCAAGCTGAAGCACTCGCTGG GGATCAGCATCTCTGGTGGTATTGAGTCACGGGCACAGCCAGTGGTGAAGATTGAGAAGATCTTCCCTGGTGGAGCTGCCTTCCTCAGTGGCATCCTCAAG gctgggcaggagctggtgTCAGTGGACGGGGAGAGCCTGCAGAACGTCACGCACCAGAGGGCTGTGGACATCATCCGCCAGGCCTACCGCAACAAAGCCAAGGAGCCCATGGAGCTGGTGGTGCGGGTGCCTGGACCACCGCCGGAGTGA
- the PDZD7 gene encoding PDZ domain-containing protein 7 isoform X1, translated as MAQDWDAVLSGMTTGSRSRSSSSEASLAPGYLLSKQSRLLNGTTRSSRAASPMGRVILINAPIEASSNESDVINAITVEKSVDGKLGFSVRGGSEHGLGIFVSKVEEGSTAEQAGLCVGDKITEVNSVSLENITMSSAVKVLTGNNRLRMVVRRMGRVPGIKFSKEKTAWVDVVNRRLVVEKSGSTPSESGSEDGLRRIVHLYTTSDDYCLGFNIRGGREFGLGIYVSKVDPGGLAEQNGIRVGDQVLAANGVKFEDISHSKAVEVLKGQTHIMLTIKETGRFPAYKELVAEYCWLSRLTNGQLQQLAQTSETSSSISSYSSGPAPGAVNGLGAASPVPPARTVDVAISTEDGPRRGWVRERAERAMQTEPATEGLPETRRTVRPPELLRDTAIRGQGTREAPGTHPRRTFTHSPKTALLLALSRPRQPITRSQSDLTVAEEKRKKEKPEGQGARGATPGLHRSKTLVNLFFKGGRATSQSWAPPSQEAPGSERRARSKSPGRSDGDRVGAVQKFVIRSLRREKSRRASILGPMGMATLQPNGSDPEARLPHIQDTAKRLLSPDEVTAVLRHCSRYLHEGSVEDLVRPLLAILDRPEKVLLLRDVRSVVAPTDLGRFDSMVMPLELEAFDALKSRSVRSPALRPAHHDAPPKRHLITPVPDYRGGFLLKPAGSPELEEAGEQQASPARPRASPSPRRPHPRTYTPLPDVPVDAYASTSRPLPTLSPQPPNWLLAEPSPGKGHGHSRSPRATWRKEAPRTAPSRQAEVLGKPQRARPPLAPLFGGPGGEARVGAANGPEEAGREEEEEEEYHLLTVTLSKLKHSLGISISGGIESRAQPVVKIEKIFPGGAAFLSGILKAGQELVSVDGESLQNVTHQRAVDIIRQAYRNKAKEPMELVVRVPGPPPE; from the exons atggcCCAGGACTGGGACGCGGTGCTGTCGGGGATGACGACAGGCAGCCGCTCGCGGAGCTCCAGCAGCGAGGCCAGCCTGGCTCCCGGCTACCTCCTCAGCAAGCAGAGCCGCCTGCTCAATGGGACCACCCGGAGCAGCCGTGCCGCCTCCCCCATGGGCCGTGTCATCCTCATCAATGCCCCCATCGAAG ccagcaGCAATGAGAGTGATGTCATCAATGCCATCACAGTGGAGAAGAGCGTGGATGGCAAACTGGGCTTCAGCGTCCGTGGCGGCTCCGAGCATGGGTTGGGCATCTTTGTCAGCAAAGTGGAGGAGGGGAGCACTGCCG AGCAGGCCGGGCTGTGTGTTGGTGACAAGATCACAGAGGTGAACAGTGTGAGTCTGGAGAACATCACGATGAGCAGCGCTGTCAAGGTCCTCACTGGTAACAATCGCCTCCGCATGGTGGTCCGGCGGATGGGCCGTGTGCCAGGAATCAAGTTCTCCAAGGAGAAGACGGCGTG GGTGGATGTGGTGAACAGGCGCCTGGTAGTAGAGAAAAGCGGTTCGACACCATCGGAGAGTGGCTCCGAGGACGGGCTGCGGCGCATCGTCCACCTCTACACCACCTCTGATGACTACTGCCTGGGCTTCAACATCCGCGGGGGCAGAGAGTTCGGCCTCGGCATCTACGTCTCCAA GGTGGACCCCGGAGGGCTGGCAGAGCAAAACGGCATTCGGGTAGGAGACCAAGTCCTTGCAGCCAATGGAGTCAAGTTTGAAGACATAAGCCATAGCAAGGCAGTGGAGGTGCTCAAGGGGCAGACCCACATCATGCTCACGATCAAG GAGACAGGCCGGTTCCCTGCCTACAAGGAGTTGGTGGCCGAGTACTGCTGGCTCAGTCGCT TGACCAACGGGCAGCTGCAACAGCTGGCTCAGACCTCGGAAACcagctcctccatctcctcctacTCCTCAGGACCAGCCCCAGGGGCGGTGAatgggctgggggcagcttccccagtgcccccagcccgcACCGTGGATGTGGCCATCTCCACGGAGGACGGGCCACGGCGGGGCTGGGTGCGGGAACGTGCCGAGCGGGCCATGCAGACGGAGCCAGCCACGGAGGGGCTGCCGGAGACACGGCGCACAGTGCGGCCCCCCGAGCTGCTGCGGGACACGGCCATCCGGGGCCAGGGCACCCGCGAGGCCCCCGGCACCCACCCTCGCCGCACCTTCACCCACTCACCCAAGACGGCGCTTCTGCTGGCGCTGAGCCGGCCACGGCAGCCCATCACACGCTCCCAGAGTGACCTCACTGTCGCTG AGGAGAAGCGGAAGAAGGAGAAGCCAGAGGGACAAGGGGCACGGGGGGCTACCCCAGGATTGCACCGCTCCAAGACCCTTGTCAACCTCTTTTTCAAGGGGGGCCGTGCCACCAGCCAGAGCTGGGCCCCCCCCAGCCAGGAGGCCCCTGGCTCTGAACGCCGGGCACGCTCCAAGTCCCCAGGGCGCTCTGACGGGGACAGAG TAGGCGCTGTGCAGAAGTTTGTCATCCGGAGCCTGAGGCGGG AGAAAAGCCGGCGTGCCAGCATCCTGGGCCCCATGGGCATGGCCACCCTGCAGCCCAACGGCAGCGACCCTGAGGCCCGGCTCCCGCACATCCAGGACACTGCTAAACGTCTCCTCAGCCCCGACGAGGTGACAGCCGTGCTCCGCCACTGCTCCCGG TACCTGCACGAGGGCAGCGTGGAGGATTTGGTGCGGCCactgctggccatcctggaccGGCCCGAGAAGGTCCTGCTGCTACGGGACGTGAG GAGCGTGGTGGCCCCCACAGacctgggcaggtttgatagcatGGTGATGCCGCTGGAGCTGGAAGCCTTCGATGCCCTAAAGAGCCGCTCAG TGCGCTCACCTGCCCTCCGCCCGGCCCACCATGATGCCCCCCCCAAGAGACACCTCATCACACCAGTGCCTG ACTATCGGGGCGGATTCCTGCTGAagccagcagggagcccagagctggaggaaGCGGGGGAGCAGCAGGCGAGCCCAGCCCGTCCAAGAGCCTCCCCCAGCCCCCGGCGGCCTCACCCCCGCACCTACACCCCGCTCCCTGACGTGCCAGTGGATGCCTATGCCTCCACCAGccggcccctgcccaccctcagccCTCAGCCCCCAAACTGGCTGCTGGCTGAGCCCTCTCCTGGCAAGGGCCACGGGCACTCTCGCAGCCCCCGGGCCACCTGGCGCAAGGAAGCCCCCAGGACAGCGCCCAGCAGACAAGCTGAAGTGCTGGGGAAGCCCCAGCGGGCACGGCCTCCTCTGGCCCCTCTCTTTGGGGGGCCAGGGGGTGAGGCAAGGGTTGGGGCAGCCAATGGCCCTGAAGAAGCtggcagggaggaagaggaggaggaagagtatCATCTGCTCACCGTCACCCTCTCCAAGCTGAAGCACTCGCTGG GGATCAGCATCTCTGGTGGTATTGAGTCACGGGCACAGCCAGTGGTGAAGATTGAGAAGATCTTCCCTGGTGGAGCTGCCTTCCTCAGTGGCATCCTCAAG gctgggcaggagctggtgTCAGTGGACGGGGAGAGCCTGCAGAACGTCACGCACCAGAGGGCTGTGGACATCATCCGCCAGGCCTACCGCAACAAAGCCAAGGAGCCCATGGAGCTGGTGGTGCGGGTGCCTGGACCACCGCCGGAGTGA
- the PDZD7 gene encoding PDZ domain-containing protein 7 isoform X3, translated as MRVMSSMPSQWRRAWMANWASASVAAPSMGWASLSAKWRRGALPAGLCVGDKITEVNSVSLENITMSSAVKVLTGNNRLRMVVRRMGRVPGIKFSKEKTAWVDVVNRRLVVEKSGSTPSESGSEDGLRRIVHLYTTSDDYCLGFNIRGGREFGLGIYVSKVDPGGLAEQNGIRVGDQVLAANGVKFEDISHSKAVEVLKGQTHIMLTIKETGRFPAYKELVAEYCWLSRLTNGQLQQLAQTSETSSSISSYSSGPAPGAVNGLGAASPVPPARTVDVAISTEDGPRRGWVRERAERAMQTEPATEGLPETRRTVRPPELLRDTAIRGQGTREAPGTHPRRTFTHSPKTALLLALSRPRQPITRSQSDLTVAEEKRKKEKPEGQGARGATPGLHRSKTLVNLFFKGGRATSQSWAPPSQEAPGSERRARSKSPGRSDGDRVGAVQKFVIRSLRREKSRRASILGPMGMATLQPNGSDPEARLPHIQDTAKRLLSPDEVTAVLRHCSRYLHEGSVEDLVRPLLAILDRPEKVLLLRDVRSVVAPTDLGRFDSMVMPLELEAFDALKSRSVRSPALRPAHHDAPPKRHLITPVPDYRGGFLLKPAGSPELEEAGEQQASPARPRASPSPRRPHPRTYTPLPDVPVDAYASTSRPLPTLSPQPPNWLLAEPSPGKGHGHSRSPRATWRKEAPRTAPSRQAEVLGKPQRARPPLAPLFGGPGGEARVGAANGPEEAGREEEEEEEYHLLTVTLSKLKHSLGISISGGIESRAQPVVKIEKIFPGGAAFLSGILKAGQELVSVDGESLQNVTHQRAVDIIRQAYRNKAKEPMELVVRVPGPPPE; from the exons ATGAGAGTGATGTCATCAATGCCATCACAGTGGAGAAGAGCGTGGATGGCAAACTGGGCTTCAGCGTCCGTGGCGGCTCCGAGCATGGGTTGGGCATCTTTGTCAGCAAAGTGGAGGAGGGGAGCACTGCCG GCCGGGCTGTGTGTTGGTGACAAGATCACAGAGGTGAACAGTGTGAGTCTGGAGAACATCACGATGAGCAGCGCTGTCAAGGTCCTCACTGGTAACAATCGCCTCCGCATGGTGGTCCGGCGGATGGGCCGTGTGCCAGGAATCAAGTTCTCCAAGGAGAAGACGGCGTG GGTGGATGTGGTGAACAGGCGCCTGGTAGTAGAGAAAAGCGGTTCGACACCATCGGAGAGTGGCTCCGAGGACGGGCTGCGGCGCATCGTCCACCTCTACACCACCTCTGATGACTACTGCCTGGGCTTCAACATCCGCGGGGGCAGAGAGTTCGGCCTCGGCATCTACGTCTCCAA GGTGGACCCCGGAGGGCTGGCAGAGCAAAACGGCATTCGGGTAGGAGACCAAGTCCTTGCAGCCAATGGAGTCAAGTTTGAAGACATAAGCCATAGCAAGGCAGTGGAGGTGCTCAAGGGGCAGACCCACATCATGCTCACGATCAAG GAGACAGGCCGGTTCCCTGCCTACAAGGAGTTGGTGGCCGAGTACTGCTGGCTCAGTCGCT TGACCAACGGGCAGCTGCAACAGCTGGCTCAGACCTCGGAAACcagctcctccatctcctcctacTCCTCAGGACCAGCCCCAGGGGCGGTGAatgggctgggggcagcttccccagtgcccccagcccgcACCGTGGATGTGGCCATCTCCACGGAGGACGGGCCACGGCGGGGCTGGGTGCGGGAACGTGCCGAGCGGGCCATGCAGACGGAGCCAGCCACGGAGGGGCTGCCGGAGACACGGCGCACAGTGCGGCCCCCCGAGCTGCTGCGGGACACGGCCATCCGGGGCCAGGGCACCCGCGAGGCCCCCGGCACCCACCCTCGCCGCACCTTCACCCACTCACCCAAGACGGCGCTTCTGCTGGCGCTGAGCCGGCCACGGCAGCCCATCACACGCTCCCAGAGTGACCTCACTGTCGCTG AGGAGAAGCGGAAGAAGGAGAAGCCAGAGGGACAAGGGGCACGGGGGGCTACCCCAGGATTGCACCGCTCCAAGACCCTTGTCAACCTCTTTTTCAAGGGGGGCCGTGCCACCAGCCAGAGCTGGGCCCCCCCCAGCCAGGAGGCCCCTGGCTCTGAACGCCGGGCACGCTCCAAGTCCCCAGGGCGCTCTGACGGGGACAGAG TAGGCGCTGTGCAGAAGTTTGTCATCCGGAGCCTGAGGCGGG AGAAAAGCCGGCGTGCCAGCATCCTGGGCCCCATGGGCATGGCCACCCTGCAGCCCAACGGCAGCGACCCTGAGGCCCGGCTCCCGCACATCCAGGACACTGCTAAACGTCTCCTCAGCCCCGACGAGGTGACAGCCGTGCTCCGCCACTGCTCCCGG TACCTGCACGAGGGCAGCGTGGAGGATTTGGTGCGGCCactgctggccatcctggaccGGCCCGAGAAGGTCCTGCTGCTACGGGACGTGAG GAGCGTGGTGGCCCCCACAGacctgggcaggtttgatagcatGGTGATGCCGCTGGAGCTGGAAGCCTTCGATGCCCTAAAGAGCCGCTCAG TGCGCTCACCTGCCCTCCGCCCGGCCCACCATGATGCCCCCCCCAAGAGACACCTCATCACACCAGTGCCTG ACTATCGGGGCGGATTCCTGCTGAagccagcagggagcccagagctggaggaaGCGGGGGAGCAGCAGGCGAGCCCAGCCCGTCCAAGAGCCTCCCCCAGCCCCCGGCGGCCTCACCCCCGCACCTACACCCCGCTCCCTGACGTGCCAGTGGATGCCTATGCCTCCACCAGccggcccctgcccaccctcagccCTCAGCCCCCAAACTGGCTGCTGGCTGAGCCCTCTCCTGGCAAGGGCCACGGGCACTCTCGCAGCCCCCGGGCCACCTGGCGCAAGGAAGCCCCCAGGACAGCGCCCAGCAGACAAGCTGAAGTGCTGGGGAAGCCCCAGCGGGCACGGCCTCCTCTGGCCCCTCTCTTTGGGGGGCCAGGGGGTGAGGCAAGGGTTGGGGCAGCCAATGGCCCTGAAGAAGCtggcagggaggaagaggaggaggaagagtatCATCTGCTCACCGTCACCCTCTCCAAGCTGAAGCACTCGCTGG GGATCAGCATCTCTGGTGGTATTGAGTCACGGGCACAGCCAGTGGTGAAGATTGAGAAGATCTTCCCTGGTGGAGCTGCCTTCCTCAGTGGCATCCTCAAG gctgggcaggagctggtgTCAGTGGACGGGGAGAGCCTGCAGAACGTCACGCACCAGAGGGCTGTGGACATCATCCGCCAGGCCTACCGCAACAAAGCCAAGGAGCCCATGGAGCTGGTGGTGCGGGTGCCTGGACCACCGCCGGAGTGA
- the SFXN3 gene encoding sideroflexin-3 produces MPPSLPATINIREPRWDQSTFQGRAKHFFMVTDPRNLLLSGATLEEARRVVEDYRAGTVHPGLTEDQLWRAKYIYDSAFHPDTGEKMILVGRMSAQVPMNMTITGCMLTFYRTTPAVLFWQWVNQSFNAVVNYTNRSGDAPITPSQLGTAYVSATTGAVVTALGLKSLTKHLPAIIGRYVPFAAVAAANCINIPLMRQRELKLGIPVTDENGNRLGESTAAAQKAIFQVVVSRIGMAAPAMAIPPVIMNMLEKRAFLKRYPYLNAPLQVSLVGLCLVFATPLCCALFPQKSSMPVSSLEPEVQDQIRKKDPWLETVYFNKGL; encoded by the exons ATGCCACCGTCCTTGCCTGCCACCATCAACATCCGGGAGCCCCGCTGGGACCAGAGCACCTTTCAGGGCCGGGCCAAGCACTTCTTCATGGTGACTGACCCCCGaaacctgctgctctcaggggcCACGCTGGAGGAAGCCCGACGGGTGGTGGAGGACTACAG ggcaggcaccgTACACCCTGGGCTGACCGAGGACCAGCTTTGGCGGGCAAAGTACATCTATGACTCGGCTTTCCACCCTGACACGGGCGAGAAGATGATCCTTGTGGGACGCATGTCTGCTCAGGTCCCCATGAACATGACCATCACTGGTTGCATGTTGACCTTCTACAG GACCACACCAGCTGTGCTGTTCTGGCAGTGGGTGAACCAGTCCTTCAATGCCGTTGTCAACTACACCAACCGCAGCGGAGATGCACCCATCACCCCCAG ccAGCTGGGGACAGCCTATGTGAGTGCAACCACGGGGGCAGTTGTCACAGCACTGGGACTCAAATCCCTCACCAAG CACCTGCCAGCCATCATCGGCCGGTACGTGCCTTttgcagctgtggcagctgccAACTGCATCAACATCCCACTGATGAGGCAGAG agagCTCAAGCTGGGGATCCCTGTCACGGATGAGAATGGGAACCGCCTGGGTGAAtccacagcagcagcccagaaGGCCATTTTCCAGGTGGTGGTGTCCCGCATTGGCATGGCAGCGCCTGCCATGG CCATTCCGCCGGTGATCATGAACATGCTGGAGAAGAGAGCTTTCCTGAAG CGGTACCCGTACCTGAATGCTCCCCTGCAGGTCAGCCTGGTGGGACTCTG TTTGGTGTTTGCCACCCCGTTGTGCTGCGCACTCTTCCCACAGAAAAG CTCAATGCCTGTGAGCAGCCTGGAGCCTGAAGTCCAAGATCAGATCCGGAAGAAAGATCCATGGCTGGAGACTGTGTACTTCaacaaagggctctga
- the KAZALD1 gene encoding kazal-type serine protease inhibitor domain-containing protein 1, with translation MSEAKPLSISCFVLSLLSLPWALLQLGQAFPSTSDYLQRGWQRLLEEGEGCAECQPEECPTPRGCLAGTVRDACDCCWECANLEGQICDLDNTNHFYGKCGEHLECRLDAGDLRHGEVPEPQCACLSHLALCGSDGKTYAQICRFLEAARAHPDANLTVAHEGPCESEPQITSPPYDTWNITGQDVIFGCEVFAYPMASIEWRKDGTEMLLPGDDPHISVQFRGGPQKYEVTGWLQIQGVRVTDEGTYRCFARNRLGEVVALASLTVFTPDQLNLTDFSLLKPHTTPEDYRESEEDYY, from the exons ATGTCCGAAGCCAAGCCCCTCAGCATCTCTTGCTTCGTGCTCTCcttgctctccctgccctgggcttTGCTCCAGCTGGGCCAGGCTTTTCCCAGCACCTCTGACTACCTGCAGCGGGGCTGGCAGCGGCTGCTGGAGGAAGGGGAGGGCTGCGCCGAGTGCCAGCCAGAGGAGTGCCCGACGCCGCGCGGGTGCCTGGCGGGCACGGTGCGGGACGCCTGCGACTGCTGCTGGGAATGTGCCAACCTGGAGGGACAGATCTGTGACCTGGACAACACCAACCACTTCTACGGCAAGTGTGGGGAGCACCTGGAGTGCCGGCTGGATGCTGGGGACCTGCGGCACGGGGAGGTGCCCGAGCCCCAGTGCGCctgcctgtcccacctggcccTCTGCGGCTCTGACGGCAAAACCTACGCCCAGATCTGCCGGTTCCTGGAGGCTGCCCGTGCCCACCCCGATGCCAACCTCACCGTGGCCCATGAAGGTCCCTGCGAGTCAG AGCCTCAGATCACCTCTCCTCCCTATGACACATGGAACATCACCGGGCAGGATGTCATCTTTGGCTGCGAGGTCTTCGCCTACCCCATGGCATCCATTGAGTGGAGGAAGGATGGAACGGAGATGCTGCTGCCTGGAGATGACCCCCACATCTCTGTCCAG TTCAGAGGCGGCCCCCAGAAATACGAGGTGACGGGCTGGCTCCAGATCCAGGGCGTGCGGGTGACGGACGAGGGCACGTACCGCTGCTTCGCCAGGAACAGGCTCGGGGAGGTGGTGGCGCTGGCCAGCCTGACTGTCTTCACTCCGG ACCAACTCAACCTGACAGACTTCTCCCTGCTGAAGCCCCACACGACACCTGAGGACTACAGGGAGAGTGAGGAGGACTACTACTAG